One window from the genome of Grus americana isolate bGruAme1 chromosome 14, bGruAme1.mat, whole genome shotgun sequence encodes:
- the FAM114A2 gene encoding protein FAM114A2 encodes MSERDSGENLKEDTFYKDENEQKAEELSCAESSEEREQELEPVPMTRKRPEPKSPSQPAATEKPAAETLKVSDSPAAVQTGWGYWGSWGKSLLSTASATVATVGQGISNVIEKAETTLGIPSPSEISSETRETTRGSENPGASSTDAADDGSSFPIAGALGVLSTISTAVQSTGKSVISGGLDALEFIGKKTMDVIAEGDPGFKKTKGLMNRNSTLSQVLREAKEKEEQQTATEVTMATEKKAHYGLLFDEFQGLSHLEALEILSRESESKVKSVLNALSGEELDTLKEEMEQLKEAFSLPEFFEEEEEEKKGDEEFTKEVTELFSELRISSKPDKLITVRTSAHEWIARFNSSLPKEEESEENQEVESGDGDHDDKKSVEDIHAFAIRSLAELTACSIEMFHKTAALFLHGQKQEVTATDRAKSLSQMTIVLCKELSTFSKEFTTCLTTAGAKEKADVLNPLITGVFLEASNSASYIQDAFQLLLPVLQISLIEARTELSQQ; translated from the exons ATGTCTGAGAGAGACAGCGGTGAAAATCTGAAAGAAGATACCTTTtacaaagatgaaaatgaacagaaagcagaggaactCAGCTGCGCTGAGAGCAGTgaagagagagagcaagagCTCGAGCCTGTGCCTATGACTCGGAAAAGACCTGAACCCAAATCCCccagccagcctgctgccacAGAAAAGCCCGCAGCTGAAACCCTCAAG GTCTCAGATTCTCCTGCTGCAGTTCAGACAGGATGGGGGTACTGGGGAAGCTGGGGGAAATCTCTTCTGTCAACTGCATCTGCTACCGTAGCTACTGTAG GTCAAGGTATTTCAAATGTCatagaaaaagcagaaacaaccCTTGGGATCCCCAGTCCTAGTGAAATCTCTTCAGAGACTAGAGAGACTACAAGAG GAAGTGAGAATCCTGGTGCTAGCAGCACAGATGCAGCTGATGATGGCAGTTCCTTTCCTATTGCTGGGGCTCTTGGAGTTTTATCAACCATCTCTACGGCTGTCCAAAGCACA GGAAAAAGTGTTATTAGTGGAGGTCTGGATGCCTTGGAATTCATCGGGAAAAAGACAATGGATGTAATAGCTGAGGGAGACCCTGGattcaaaaaaacaaaaggccTAATGAACAGAAACTCTACGTTATCTCAG gtctTACGAgaggcaaaagagaaagaagagcagcagacaGCTACGGAGGTTACCATGGCTACAGAGAAGAAAGCCCATTATGGGTTACTGTTTGATGAGTTTCAGGGTCTTTCGCATCTGGAAGCCTTAGAGATCCTTTCCAGAGAGAGTGAATCAAAG GTGAAATCAGTTCTAAATGCCCTCTCTGGAGAAGAGTTGGACACACTgaaggaggagatggagcaactcaaagaagctttttctttacctgaattctttgaagaagaggaggaagaaaagaagg GAGATGAAGAGTTCACAAAAGAAGTGACCGAGTTGTTTTCGGAATTGCGTATCTCCTCAAAGCCAGACAAACTGATCACA GTGAGGACATCTGCTCATGAATGGATAGCACGATTCAACAGTAGTCTTCCTAAAGAAGAAGAGAGTGAAGAAAACCAAGAAGTAGAATCCGGAGATGGTGACCATGATGATAAAAAATCAGTAGAG GATATTCATGCGTTTGCCATAAGAAGTCTGGCTGAACTGACAGCATGCTCCATTGAAATGTTTCACAAAACTGCAGCTTTATTTCTACACGGTCAGAAACAAGAGGTGACAGCCACAGACAGAGCCAAGTCCCTTTCACA AATGACAATTGTGCTGTGTAAAGAACTGTCAACCTTCTCCAAAGAGTTTACTACGTGCTTAACAACTGCAGGG GccaaagagaaagcagatgtGCTGAATCCCTTAATCACTGGAGTGTTTTTGGAG GCTTCAAACAGTGCTTCATATATCCAAGATGCCTTCCAGCTCTTGCTGCCTGTACTGCAGATCTCTCTTATTGAGGCTAGAACGGAACTATCGCAGCAATAA
- the MFAP3 gene encoding microfibril-associated glycoprotein 3, which translates to MKLSYCLLILTVSADLSIEFTLENVAFNRTVAFESFNASLHTVSQALVSSPAHHDIIAKEGTSILIECKLNISQYEYILWYNSRGHLLEQRDEGGRWRIADNSLNITKVNFADRGRYTCAAVNRNDTLYYTVTLRVIFTSGDMSIYYMIVCLVAFAITLILNITRLCMMSSHLRKTEKAINEFFRTEGAEKLQKAFEIAKRIPIITSAKTLELAKVTQFKTMEFARYIEELARSVPLPPLILNCRAFMEEIFEAVRVDDPDEVGEEEKQTQACGTQAAIYPINPEIKRSDSPAGDSDDGSMNEQGQEIAVQVSIHPQSEVQSIDTVSHDSCQFAPSEEGTC; encoded by the exons ATGAAGCTCAGCTATTGCCTGTTAATTTTGACTGTTAGTGCTGATCTTTCAATTGAATTTACACTGGAAAATGTAGCTTTTAACAGGACAGTTGCTTTTGAGTCTTTCAATGCATCACTTCATACAGTGTCTCAAGCTTTAGTAAGTTCTCCAGCACACCATGATATCATAGCCAAAGAGGGGACCAGTATTTTAATTGAATGTAAACTGAACATCAGCCAGTATGAATATATTCTTTGGTATAACTCCAGAGGACACCTGCTTGAACAGAGAGATGAAG GTGGACGGTGGAGGATTGCTGATAATTCCCTTAACATCACAAAGGTCAACTTTGCTGACCGAGGGCGATACACGTGTGCTGCTGTTAATCGTAATGACACCTTGTATTACACAGTCACCCTGAGGGTTATCTTCACCTCAGGAGACATGAGTATCTACTACATGATTGTGTGCCTCGTTGCCTTTGCTATCACCCTCATTTTAAACATAACCCGTCTGTGCATGATGAGCAGTCACCTCCGCAAAACAGAGAAGGCTATCAATGAATTCTTCAGGACGGAAGGGGCTGAGAAGCTTCAGAAGGCTTTTGAGATAGCCAAGCGTATCCCTATCATTACATCCGCCAAAACGCTAGAGTTGGCTAAAGTCACTCAGTTTAAGACCATGGAGTTTGCTCGGTACATTGAAGAACTTGCCAGAAGCGTTCCCCTTCCACCACTGATCCTTAACTGCAGGGCATTCATGGAGGAGATCTTTGAGGCTGTGCGAGTTGACGATCCCGATGAAGTTggtgaggaggaaaaacagaccCAAGCCTGCGGTACCCAAGCTGCAATCTACCCCATCAACCCAGAGATCAAGCGCAGCGATTCACCAGCTGGGGATTCTGACGATGGGTCCATGAATGAGCAAGGTCAAGAGATAGCCGTTCAGGTGTCCATTCACCCGCAGTCAGAAGTGCAGAGCATTGACACTGTTTCTCACGACAGCTGCCAGTTTGCGCCTTCTGAGGAAGGCACCTGCTGA
- the LOC129212627 gene encoding GTPase activating protein homolog 4-like: MSTILKWFGREDKEKEEKEKDKEEEKEEEKEKAEGEKEKDKKRRKKKEEEEKGDGEEDRSSSSSDSDSEEDHSSDKDDKKEEKD, translated from the exons ATGTCGACAATCCTGAAAT GGTTTGGACGGGAAGataaggagaaagaggagaaggaaaaggacaaggaagaggagaaggaagaagagaaggaaaaggctgagggagaaaaagagaaggacaagaagaggaggaagaagaaagaggaagaggaaaag GGAGATGGGGAAGaggacaggagcagcagcagctccgaCAGCGACTCAGAGGAG GACCACAGCAGTGACAAGGACGataagaaggaagagaaagattaG